One genomic segment of Brassica napus cultivar Da-Ae chromosome A3, Da-Ae, whole genome shotgun sequence includes these proteins:
- the LOC106355835 gene encoding uridine nucleosidase 1-like — MQFSFVERVSDYLGKVTILSVGPLINLAIIYGDPEAAGVGFISGADITVGINISTQLKLTDDDLLALRNSKGNAQDC; from the exons ATGCAGTTCAGTTTCGTAGAGAGGGTCTCTGACTATCTGGGTAAAGTCACCATTCTTTCCGTCGGACCACTGATCAATCTTGCAATA ATATATGGTGACCCAGAAGCAGCTGGTGTTGGGTTCATATCTGGAGCTGATATCACTGTTGGGATAAACATCAGTACCCAACTTAAACTAACAG ATGATGACCTCTTAGCGTTGCGTAACTCCAAGGGAAACGCACAAGATTGTTAA
- the LOC106428453 gene encoding uncharacterized protein LOC106428453 isoform X1: MSCGTVRKVTRQDVKVVKASMEKEENDDNLYKDCVEGGGGASVYITWLIGDKRPLHDVMGFKKEINDIKIDIALQWYIDVYSDTVLGYANGIHTVEGGTHIDGAKASITRTINTLGKKKKYVKDLDLSGEHIREGLTCIVAVVVTKPEFVGQTKKKLGNPKIREIVDTSVQEYLTEYFELHPDVFESIYTKSFKAYQKALALKRARKVISTPRTVPQNQTKRSSGKFEIFIPIGESSVGAAKHGDNDRRFQSKRTLEQPLSNGAAVSTAPPGRSLENTIDSRVDKKRQKVVPSSQHPSSSSRQTVAAASKRPNRKDVGAKTLKGVPTGSSKTKPVIPVGPGFQAEIPIWIAPTKKGKFYGSPGDSDTLRWIGTAVWPTYSLKKKDHHKKVGEGRPDSCSCANPGSVDCAKLHIKEARELLEKETDGAFYTWKFDEMGEVGSKSWTVKEEQKFESLVKKYPLSRCDGFWKYASKAFPRRSEKDLIGYYYNVFLNHRNTDDDHYGDFLADHRHARRRRGAITSMHYENFFFGVSTTKT; encoded by the exons ATGTCTTGTGGAACTGTAAGAAAGGTTACACGGCAAGATGTCAAAGTG GTTAAAGCTTCTATGGAAAAGGAGGAGAACGACGACAACCTTTATAAAGACTGTGTAGAAGGTGGAGGAGGCGCTAGTGTATATATCACTTGGCTAATTGGTGATAAG AGACCACTTCATGATGTGATGGGATTCAAAAAGGAGATCAATGATATCAAAATCGACATTGCGCTTCAATg GTATATAGATGTATATTCAGACACAGTGTTGGGATATGCCAATGGCATCCACACCGTTGAAGGCGGAACACACATTGATGGTGCGAAAGCTTCAATAACAAGAACTATCAACACCCTTGGTAAAAAGAAGAAGTATGTCAAG gactTAGACTTAAGTGGGGAGCATATTAGGGAAGGCTTGACTTGCATTGTCGCAGTTGTTGTTACAAAGCCTGAGTTTGTAGGTCAAACAAAG aagaaattaGGAAACCCAAAAATCAGGGAAATTGTTGACACATCAGTCCAAGAGTACCTAACGGAGTATTTTGAATTGCATCCAGATGTATTTGAGAGCATTTACACCAAATCCTTTAAGGCTTACCAG AAAGCTTTGGCTTTGAAGAGGGCAAGGAAAGTGATTTCAACGCCGCGCACCGTTCCTCAGAATCAGACCAAAAGATCTTCTGGAAAATTTG AAATATTTATACCCATAGGAGAATCTTCTGTTGGCGCTGCTAAACATGGTGATAATGACAGGCGTTTCCAG AGCAAAAGGACACTGGAACAGCCTCTGAGTAATGGTGCAGCAGTCTCTACAGCTCCTCCGGGAAGATCGTTAGAGAATACTATTGATTCAAGGGTTGACAAGAAACGCCAAAAAGTTGTTCCATCCTCACAACATCCCTCCTCTTCTTCACGACAAACTGTTGCTGCTGCTTCAAAGCGACCAAACCGTAAAGATGTTGGCGCCAAGACCCTCAAAGGTGTACCCACTGGCTCTAGCAAAACCAAACCAGTCATCCCTGTCGGTCCTGGTTTCCAGGCTGAAATTCCTATTTGGATTGCCCCTACCAAGAAGGGGAAGTTTTACGGTAGTCCCGGAGATTCCGACACTCTTAGGTGGATTGGAACGGCTGTTTGGCCAACATATAGCCTAAAGAAGAAAGATCACCACAAAAAAGTCGGCGAAGGGAGACCAGACTCTTGCTCTTGTGCTAATCCAGGATCAGTCGATTGCGCGAAGCTACACATTAAAGAAGCAAGGGAGCTTCTGGAAAAGGAAACTGACGGTGCTTTCTATACTTGGAAGTTTGATGAAATGGGTGAGGTGGGATCAAAATCATGGACGGTCAAGGAAGAGCAAAAGTTTGAATCTCTTGTGAAAAAATATCCTTTGTCTAGGTGTGATGGGTTTTGGAAGTATGCTTCAAAGGCTTTCCCAAGGAGAAGTGAGAAGGATCTCATTGGTTACTACTATAATGTTTTCCTCAACCACCGTAATACCGATGATGACCACTATGGTGACTTCTTAGCGGATCACAG ACATGCGAGGAGGCGAAGAGGAGCAATCACGTCCATGCACTacgaaaactttttttttggtgtaagcACTACGAAAACTTAA
- the LOC106428453 gene encoding uncharacterized protein LOC106428453 isoform X2, whose translation MSCGTVRKVTRQDVKVVKASMEKEENDDNLYKDCVEGGGGASVYITWLIGDKRPLHDVMGFKKEINDIKIDIALQWYIDVYSDTVLGYANGIHTVEGGTHIDGAKASITRTINTLGKKKKYVKDLDLSGEHIREGLTCIVAVVVTKPEFVGQTKKLGNPKIREIVDTSVQEYLTEYFELHPDVFESIYTKSFKAYQKALALKRARKVISTPRTVPQNQTKRSSGKFEIFIPIGESSVGAAKHGDNDRRFQSKRTLEQPLSNGAAVSTAPPGRSLENTIDSRVDKKRQKVVPSSQHPSSSSRQTVAAASKRPNRKDVGAKTLKGVPTGSSKTKPVIPVGPGFQAEIPIWIAPTKKGKFYGSPGDSDTLRWIGTAVWPTYSLKKKDHHKKVGEGRPDSCSCANPGSVDCAKLHIKEARELLEKETDGAFYTWKFDEMGEVGSKSWTVKEEQKFESLVKKYPLSRCDGFWKYASKAFPRRSEKDLIGYYYNVFLNHRNTDDDHYGDFLADHRHARRRRGAITSMHYENFFFGVSTTKT comes from the exons ATGTCTTGTGGAACTGTAAGAAAGGTTACACGGCAAGATGTCAAAGTG GTTAAAGCTTCTATGGAAAAGGAGGAGAACGACGACAACCTTTATAAAGACTGTGTAGAAGGTGGAGGAGGCGCTAGTGTATATATCACTTGGCTAATTGGTGATAAG AGACCACTTCATGATGTGATGGGATTCAAAAAGGAGATCAATGATATCAAAATCGACATTGCGCTTCAATg GTATATAGATGTATATTCAGACACAGTGTTGGGATATGCCAATGGCATCCACACCGTTGAAGGCGGAACACACATTGATGGTGCGAAAGCTTCAATAACAAGAACTATCAACACCCTTGGTAAAAAGAAGAAGTATGTCAAG gactTAGACTTAAGTGGGGAGCATATTAGGGAAGGCTTGACTTGCATTGTCGCAGTTGTTGTTACAAAGCCTGAGTTTGTAGGTCAAACAAAG aaattaGGAAACCCAAAAATCAGGGAAATTGTTGACACATCAGTCCAAGAGTACCTAACGGAGTATTTTGAATTGCATCCAGATGTATTTGAGAGCATTTACACCAAATCCTTTAAGGCTTACCAG AAAGCTTTGGCTTTGAAGAGGGCAAGGAAAGTGATTTCAACGCCGCGCACCGTTCCTCAGAATCAGACCAAAAGATCTTCTGGAAAATTTG AAATATTTATACCCATAGGAGAATCTTCTGTTGGCGCTGCTAAACATGGTGATAATGACAGGCGTTTCCAG AGCAAAAGGACACTGGAACAGCCTCTGAGTAATGGTGCAGCAGTCTCTACAGCTCCTCCGGGAAGATCGTTAGAGAATACTATTGATTCAAGGGTTGACAAGAAACGCCAAAAAGTTGTTCCATCCTCACAACATCCCTCCTCTTCTTCACGACAAACTGTTGCTGCTGCTTCAAAGCGACCAAACCGTAAAGATGTTGGCGCCAAGACCCTCAAAGGTGTACCCACTGGCTCTAGCAAAACCAAACCAGTCATCCCTGTCGGTCCTGGTTTCCAGGCTGAAATTCCTATTTGGATTGCCCCTACCAAGAAGGGGAAGTTTTACGGTAGTCCCGGAGATTCCGACACTCTTAGGTGGATTGGAACGGCTGTTTGGCCAACATATAGCCTAAAGAAGAAAGATCACCACAAAAAAGTCGGCGAAGGGAGACCAGACTCTTGCTCTTGTGCTAATCCAGGATCAGTCGATTGCGCGAAGCTACACATTAAAGAAGCAAGGGAGCTTCTGGAAAAGGAAACTGACGGTGCTTTCTATACTTGGAAGTTTGATGAAATGGGTGAGGTGGGATCAAAATCATGGACGGTCAAGGAAGAGCAAAAGTTTGAATCTCTTGTGAAAAAATATCCTTTGTCTAGGTGTGATGGGTTTTGGAAGTATGCTTCAAAGGCTTTCCCAAGGAGAAGTGAGAAGGATCTCATTGGTTACTACTATAATGTTTTCCTCAACCACCGTAATACCGATGATGACCACTATGGTGACTTCTTAGCGGATCACAG ACATGCGAGGAGGCGAAGAGGAGCAATCACGTCCATGCACTacgaaaactttttttttggtgtaagcACTACGAAAACTTAA
- the LOC106428453 gene encoding DNA gyrase subunit B, chloroplastic isoform X3, with translation MSCGTVRKVTRQDVKVVKASMEKEENDDNLYKDCVEGGGGASVYITWLIGDKRPLHDVMGFKKEINDIKIDIALQWYIDVYSDTVLGYANGIHTVEGGTHIDGAKASITRTINTLGKKKKYVKDLDLSGEHIREGLTCIVAVVVTKPEFVGQTKKKLGNPKIREIVDTSVQEYLTEYFELHPDVFESIYTKSFKAYQKALALKRARKVISTPRTVPQNQTKRSSGKFEIFIPIGESSVGAAKHGDNDRRFQSKRTLEQPLSNGAAVSTAPPGRSLENTIDSRVDKKRQKVVPSSQHPSSSSRQTVAAASKRPNRKDVGAKTLKGVPTGSSKTKPVIPVGPGFQAEIPIWIAPTKKGKFYGSPGDSDTLRWIGTAVWPTYSLKKKDHHKKVGEGRPDSCSCANPGSVDCAKLHIKEARELLEKETDGAFYTWKFDEMGEVGSKSWTVKEEQKFESLVKKYPLSRCDGFWKYASKAFPRRSEKDLIGYYYNVFLNHRNTDDDHYGDFLADHR, from the exons ATGTCTTGTGGAACTGTAAGAAAGGTTACACGGCAAGATGTCAAAGTG GTTAAAGCTTCTATGGAAAAGGAGGAGAACGACGACAACCTTTATAAAGACTGTGTAGAAGGTGGAGGAGGCGCTAGTGTATATATCACTTGGCTAATTGGTGATAAG AGACCACTTCATGATGTGATGGGATTCAAAAAGGAGATCAATGATATCAAAATCGACATTGCGCTTCAATg GTATATAGATGTATATTCAGACACAGTGTTGGGATATGCCAATGGCATCCACACCGTTGAAGGCGGAACACACATTGATGGTGCGAAAGCTTCAATAACAAGAACTATCAACACCCTTGGTAAAAAGAAGAAGTATGTCAAG gactTAGACTTAAGTGGGGAGCATATTAGGGAAGGCTTGACTTGCATTGTCGCAGTTGTTGTTACAAAGCCTGAGTTTGTAGGTCAAACAAAG aagaaattaGGAAACCCAAAAATCAGGGAAATTGTTGACACATCAGTCCAAGAGTACCTAACGGAGTATTTTGAATTGCATCCAGATGTATTTGAGAGCATTTACACCAAATCCTTTAAGGCTTACCAG AAAGCTTTGGCTTTGAAGAGGGCAAGGAAAGTGATTTCAACGCCGCGCACCGTTCCTCAGAATCAGACCAAAAGATCTTCTGGAAAATTTG AAATATTTATACCCATAGGAGAATCTTCTGTTGGCGCTGCTAAACATGGTGATAATGACAGGCGTTTCCAG AGCAAAAGGACACTGGAACAGCCTCTGAGTAATGGTGCAGCAGTCTCTACAGCTCCTCCGGGAAGATCGTTAGAGAATACTATTGATTCAAGGGTTGACAAGAAACGCCAAAAAGTTGTTCCATCCTCACAACATCCCTCCTCTTCTTCACGACAAACTGTTGCTGCTGCTTCAAAGCGACCAAACCGTAAAGATGTTGGCGCCAAGACCCTCAAAGGTGTACCCACTGGCTCTAGCAAAACCAAACCAGTCATCCCTGTCGGTCCTGGTTTCCAGGCTGAAATTCCTATTTGGATTGCCCCTACCAAGAAGGGGAAGTTTTACGGTAGTCCCGGAGATTCCGACACTCTTAGGTGGATTGGAACGGCTGTTTGGCCAACATATAGCCTAAAGAAGAAAGATCACCACAAAAAAGTCGGCGAAGGGAGACCAGACTCTTGCTCTTGTGCTAATCCAGGATCAGTCGATTGCGCGAAGCTACACATTAAAGAAGCAAGGGAGCTTCTGGAAAAGGAAACTGACGGTGCTTTCTATACTTGGAAGTTTGATGAAATGGGTGAGGTGGGATCAAAATCATGGACGGTCAAGGAAGAGCAAAAGTTTGAATCTCTTGTGAAAAAATATCCTTTGTCTAGGTGTGATGGGTTTTGGAAGTATGCTTCAAAGGCTTTCCCAAGGAGAAGTGAGAAGGATCTCATTGGTTACTACTATAATGTTTTCCTCAACCACCGTAATACCGATGATGACCACTATGGTGACTTCTTAGCGGATCACAG GTAG
- the LOC106428453 gene encoding DNA gyrase subunit B, chloroplastic isoform X5: MSCGTVRKVTRQDVKVVKASMEKEENDDNLYKDCVEGGGGASVYITWLIGDKRPLHDVMGFKKEINDIKIDIALQWYIDVYSDTVLGYANGIHTVEGGTHIDGAKASITRTINTLGKKKKYVKDLDLSGEHIREGLTCIVAVVVTKPEFVGQTKKLGNPKIREIVDTSVQEYLTEYFELHPDVFESIYTKSFKAYQKALALKRARKVISTPRTVPQNQTKRSSGKFEIFIPIGESSVGAAKHGDNDRRFQSKRTLEQPLSNGAAVSTAPPGRSLENTIDSRVDKKRQKVVPSSQHPSSSSRQTVAAASKRPNRKDVGAKTLKGVPTGSSKTKPVIPVGPGFQAEIPIWIAPTKKGKFYGSPGDSDTLRWIGTAVWPTYSLKKKDHHKKVGEGRPDSCSCANPGSVDCAKLHIKEARELLEKETDGAFYTWKFDEMGEVGSKSWTVKEEQKFESLVKKYPLSRCDGFWKYASKAFPRRSEKDLIGYYYNVFLNHRNTDDDHYGDFLADHR, translated from the exons ATGTCTTGTGGAACTGTAAGAAAGGTTACACGGCAAGATGTCAAAGTG GTTAAAGCTTCTATGGAAAAGGAGGAGAACGACGACAACCTTTATAAAGACTGTGTAGAAGGTGGAGGAGGCGCTAGTGTATATATCACTTGGCTAATTGGTGATAAG AGACCACTTCATGATGTGATGGGATTCAAAAAGGAGATCAATGATATCAAAATCGACATTGCGCTTCAATg GTATATAGATGTATATTCAGACACAGTGTTGGGATATGCCAATGGCATCCACACCGTTGAAGGCGGAACACACATTGATGGTGCGAAAGCTTCAATAACAAGAACTATCAACACCCTTGGTAAAAAGAAGAAGTATGTCAAG gactTAGACTTAAGTGGGGAGCATATTAGGGAAGGCTTGACTTGCATTGTCGCAGTTGTTGTTACAAAGCCTGAGTTTGTAGGTCAAACAAAG aaattaGGAAACCCAAAAATCAGGGAAATTGTTGACACATCAGTCCAAGAGTACCTAACGGAGTATTTTGAATTGCATCCAGATGTATTTGAGAGCATTTACACCAAATCCTTTAAGGCTTACCAG AAAGCTTTGGCTTTGAAGAGGGCAAGGAAAGTGATTTCAACGCCGCGCACCGTTCCTCAGAATCAGACCAAAAGATCTTCTGGAAAATTTG AAATATTTATACCCATAGGAGAATCTTCTGTTGGCGCTGCTAAACATGGTGATAATGACAGGCGTTTCCAG AGCAAAAGGACACTGGAACAGCCTCTGAGTAATGGTGCAGCAGTCTCTACAGCTCCTCCGGGAAGATCGTTAGAGAATACTATTGATTCAAGGGTTGACAAGAAACGCCAAAAAGTTGTTCCATCCTCACAACATCCCTCCTCTTCTTCACGACAAACTGTTGCTGCTGCTTCAAAGCGACCAAACCGTAAAGATGTTGGCGCCAAGACCCTCAAAGGTGTACCCACTGGCTCTAGCAAAACCAAACCAGTCATCCCTGTCGGTCCTGGTTTCCAGGCTGAAATTCCTATTTGGATTGCCCCTACCAAGAAGGGGAAGTTTTACGGTAGTCCCGGAGATTCCGACACTCTTAGGTGGATTGGAACGGCTGTTTGGCCAACATATAGCCTAAAGAAGAAAGATCACCACAAAAAAGTCGGCGAAGGGAGACCAGACTCTTGCTCTTGTGCTAATCCAGGATCAGTCGATTGCGCGAAGCTACACATTAAAGAAGCAAGGGAGCTTCTGGAAAAGGAAACTGACGGTGCTTTCTATACTTGGAAGTTTGATGAAATGGGTGAGGTGGGATCAAAATCATGGACGGTCAAGGAAGAGCAAAAGTTTGAATCTCTTGTGAAAAAATATCCTTTGTCTAGGTGTGATGGGTTTTGGAAGTATGCTTCAAAGGCTTTCCCAAGGAGAAGTGAGAAGGATCTCATTGGTTACTACTATAATGTTTTCCTCAACCACCGTAATACCGATGATGACCACTATGGTGACTTCTTAGCGGATCACAGGTAA
- the LOC106428453 gene encoding DNA gyrase subunit B, chloroplastic isoform X4: protein MSCGTVRKVTRQDVKVVKASMEKEENDDNLYKDCVEGGGGASVYITWLIGDKRPLHDVMGFKKEINDIKIDIALQWYIDVYSDTVLGYANGIHTVEGGTHIDGAKASITRTINTLGKKKKYVKDLDLSGEHIREGLTCIVAVVVTKPEFVGQTKKKLGNPKIREIVDTSVQEYLTEYFELHPDVFESIYTKSFKAYQKALALKRARKVISTPRTVPQNQTKRSSGKFEIFIPIGESSVGAAKHGDNDRRFQSKRTLEQPLSNGAAVSTAPPGRSLENTIDSRVDKKRQKVVPSSQHPSSSSRQTVAAASKRPNRKDVGAKTLKGVPTGSSKTKPVIPVGPGFQAEIPIWIAPTKKGKFYGSPGDSDTLRWIGTAVWPTYSLKKKDHHKKVGEGRPDSCSCANPGSVDCAKLHIKEARELLEKETDGAFYTWKFDEMGEVGSKSWTVKEEQKFESLVKKYPLSRCDGFWKYASKAFPRRSEKDLIGYYYNVFLNHRNTDDDHYGDFLADHR, encoded by the exons ATGTCTTGTGGAACTGTAAGAAAGGTTACACGGCAAGATGTCAAAGTG GTTAAAGCTTCTATGGAAAAGGAGGAGAACGACGACAACCTTTATAAAGACTGTGTAGAAGGTGGAGGAGGCGCTAGTGTATATATCACTTGGCTAATTGGTGATAAG AGACCACTTCATGATGTGATGGGATTCAAAAAGGAGATCAATGATATCAAAATCGACATTGCGCTTCAATg GTATATAGATGTATATTCAGACACAGTGTTGGGATATGCCAATGGCATCCACACCGTTGAAGGCGGAACACACATTGATGGTGCGAAAGCTTCAATAACAAGAACTATCAACACCCTTGGTAAAAAGAAGAAGTATGTCAAG gactTAGACTTAAGTGGGGAGCATATTAGGGAAGGCTTGACTTGCATTGTCGCAGTTGTTGTTACAAAGCCTGAGTTTGTAGGTCAAACAAAG aagaaattaGGAAACCCAAAAATCAGGGAAATTGTTGACACATCAGTCCAAGAGTACCTAACGGAGTATTTTGAATTGCATCCAGATGTATTTGAGAGCATTTACACCAAATCCTTTAAGGCTTACCAG AAAGCTTTGGCTTTGAAGAGGGCAAGGAAAGTGATTTCAACGCCGCGCACCGTTCCTCAGAATCAGACCAAAAGATCTTCTGGAAAATTTG AAATATTTATACCCATAGGAGAATCTTCTGTTGGCGCTGCTAAACATGGTGATAATGACAGGCGTTTCCAG AGCAAAAGGACACTGGAACAGCCTCTGAGTAATGGTGCAGCAGTCTCTACAGCTCCTCCGGGAAGATCGTTAGAGAATACTATTGATTCAAGGGTTGACAAGAAACGCCAAAAAGTTGTTCCATCCTCACAACATCCCTCCTCTTCTTCACGACAAACTGTTGCTGCTGCTTCAAAGCGACCAAACCGTAAAGATGTTGGCGCCAAGACCCTCAAAGGTGTACCCACTGGCTCTAGCAAAACCAAACCAGTCATCCCTGTCGGTCCTGGTTTCCAGGCTGAAATTCCTATTTGGATTGCCCCTACCAAGAAGGGGAAGTTTTACGGTAGTCCCGGAGATTCCGACACTCTTAGGTGGATTGGAACGGCTGTTTGGCCAACATATAGCCTAAAGAAGAAAGATCACCACAAAAAAGTCGGCGAAGGGAGACCAGACTCTTGCTCTTGTGCTAATCCAGGATCAGTCGATTGCGCGAAGCTACACATTAAAGAAGCAAGGGAGCTTCTGGAAAAGGAAACTGACGGTGCTTTCTATACTTGGAAGTTTGATGAAATGGGTGAGGTGGGATCAAAATCATGGACGGTCAAGGAAGAGCAAAAGTTTGAATCTCTTGTGAAAAAATATCCTTTGTCTAGGTGTGATGGGTTTTGGAAGTATGCTTCAAAGGCTTTCCCAAGGAGAAGTGAGAAGGATCTCATTGGTTACTACTATAATGTTTTCCTCAACCACCGTAATACCGATGATGACCACTATGGTGACTTCTTAGCGGATCACAGGTAA
- the LOC106441338 gene encoding LOW QUALITY PROTEIN: DNA gyrase subunit B, mitochondrial (The sequence of the model RefSeq protein was modified relative to this genomic sequence to represent the inferred CDS: substituted 1 base at 1 genomic stop codon) produces MSLLLQRALWRIMASRRPRLFSSPLSPSLHRHCSSLSPPPRINFQLAKVLSQGLIQRNAISTRSFMSSTISTEAFQESSATSKGYSSEQIQVLEGLDPVRKRPGMYIGSTGPRGLHHLVYEILDNAIDEAQAGYASKVDVVLHPDGSVSIMDDGRGIPTDLHPATKKSSLETVLTVLHAGGKFGGTSSGYSVSGGLHGVGLSVVNALSEALEVTVWRDGMEHKQTYSRGKPITTLTRCDLPLESKGTKGTSIRFWPDKEVFTTAVEFDHNTIAGRIRELAFLNPKVTISLKNEDDDPEKNQYTEQFYAGGLSEYVSWLNTDKNPIHDVLGFRKEINGATINVALQWCSDAYSDTMRGYANSIRTIDGGTHIEGVKASLTRTLNTLAKKSKAVKEKDINLSGEHVREGLTCIVSVKIPNPEFEGXTKTRLGNPEVRKIVDQSVQEYLTDYLELHPDVLERIISKSLNAYKAALAAKRARELVRSKSVLKSSSLPGKLSDCSSTNPEESEIFIVEGDSAGGSAKQGRDRRFQAILPLRGKILNIERKDEAAMYKNEEIQNLILALGLGEKGEDFKLENLRYHKIIILTDADVDGAHIRTLLLTFFFRYQRALFDAGCIYVGVPPLFKVERGKQAQYCYDDADLKKITADFPASASYSIQRFKGLGEMMPEQLWETTMNPETRILKQLVVDDIAEANMTFSYLMDARVDVRKELIKNAATRINLQHLDI; encoded by the exons ATGAGCCTTCTTCTTCAGAGAGCTCTTTGGCGGATAATGGCTTCTCGTCGTCCGCGTCTCTTCTCGAGCCCACTCTCCCCTTCTCTTCACCGTCACTGCTCATCTCTCTCCCCACCTCCCAG GATAAATTTTCAGTTAGCCAAGGTTTTGAGTCAAGGGCTGATACAAAGGAATGCGATTTCAACGAGGTCATTTATGTCATCAACCATATCCACCGAGGCTTTCCAAGAGAGCAGCGCCACATCTAAGGGTTACAGCTCCGAGCAAATCCAa GTGTTGGAAGGATTAGACCCTGTCAGGAAACGCCCAGGGATGTATATAGGGAGCACTGGACCTCGTGGTTTGCACCATCTG GTTTATGAGATACTAGACAACGCTATTGATGAGGCTCAAGCTGGTTATGCTTCAAAGGTTGATGTTGTTCTGCATCCAGATGGTTCCGTCAGTATTATGGACGATGGGCGTGGG ATACCTACGGATTTGCATCCTGCGACGAAAAAATCTTCACTGGAGACTGTTCTTACG GTGTTACATGCCGGTGGCAAGTTTGGTGGCACAAGTAGTGGTTACAGTGTGTCTGGTGGATTACATGGTGTAGGTTTATCAGTTGTCAATGCTTTGTCTGAG GCCCTGGAGGTTACGGTTTGGAGAGATGGGATGGAGCATAAGCAAACTTATTCTCGTGGAAAGCCCATAACTACACTCACTCGCTGTGATCTGCCGCTAGAGTCAAAGGGGACTAAAGGGACAAGCATCAGGTTTTGGCCTGACAAAGAAG TGTTCACAACTGCAGTTGAGTTCGATCATAACACTATTGCTGGACGAATCAGGGAGCTTGCATTTCTGAATCCAAAG GTAACCATATCTCTCAAAAACGAGGATGATGATCCTGAGAAGAACCAATATACTGAACAGTTTTATGCTGGAGGATTAAGTGAATATGTTAGTTGGCTAAATACTGATAAG AATCCGATCCATGACGTGCTTGGCTTCAGGAAAGAGATCAATGGTGCCACCATTAACGTTGCTCTTCAGTG GTGCTCAGATGCATATTCAGACACAATGCGGGGATATGCCAATAGCATTCGCACTATTGATGGTGGAACACACATCGAAGGTGTGAAAGCTTCATTAACAAGGACCCTTAATACCCTTGCAAAAAAGTCTAAGGCAGTTAAG GAGAAGGATATAAACTTAAGTGGAGAACATGTTAGAGAGGGGTTGACCTGCATTGTCTCAGTCAAGATTCCTAATCCTGAGTTTGAAGGTTAAACAAAG ACAAGATTAGGAAATCCAGAGGTGAGAAAAATCGTTGACCAGTCAGTTCAAGAGTATCTCACAGACTATCTGGAATTGCATCCAGATGTACTTGAGAGAATTATTTCCAAATCCCTTAACGCTTACAAG GCTGCTTTGGCTGCCAAGAGAGCGAGGGAGTTGGTCAGATCGAAAAGCGTTTTGAAGTCATCATCACTTCCTGGGAAACTGTCTGACTGCTCATCAACTAATCCTGAAGAATCTG AGATTTTTATAGTCGAAGGAGATTCTGCTGGTGGCAGTGCAAAACAGGGACGTGACAGACGTTTTCAG GCAATTCTTCCTTTGAGAGGTAAAATTCTGAACATTGAAAGAAAGGATGAAGCAGCCATGTATAAGAACGAAGAGATTCAAAATCTGATTCTTGCCCTTGGCCTTGGTGAAAAG GGAGAAGATTTCAAGTTGGAGAACTTGCGGTACCACAAGATTATCATCTTAACAGATGCAGATGTTGATGGTGCACATATCCGGACGCTTCTGCTAACCTTTTTCTTCAGATACCAG AGAGCCTTGTTTGATGCTGGTTGCATATATGTTGGTGTTCCACCTCTTTTCAAg GTTGAGAGGGGAAAGCAAGCACAATATTGCTACGATGATGCAGACCTTAAAAAGATTACAGCAGACTTCCCTGCAAGCGCTTCCTACAGCATTCAAAGGTTCAAAG GTTTGGGAGAGATGATGCCTGAGCAGCTTTGGGAAACAACGATGAATCCAGAAACAAGGATCTTGAAGCAACTCGTTGTTGATGACATAGCAGAAGCGAATATGACTTTCTCCTATCTTATGGATGCTCGG GTTGATGTCCGGAAAGAACTCATAAAAAATGCAGCGACTAGGATAAATCTGCAGCATCTCGACATATAA